The stretch of DNA TGCGCTGGCCGCGCAGCGCGGCGCCCACCTCGTCGCCAACGAGGTGCAGCCGCACCGCGCGGAGCTCGTCCGGCGCGGGCTGCGGGCCCTCCCCGACGTCGAGGTCACCGTCCACGACGGACGTGAGGGGCCCTGGGAGCCCGGCTCCTTCGACCGTGTCCTCGTCGACGCGCCCTGCACGGGCCTCGGTGCGCTGCGCCGGCGCCCGGAGTCGCGCTGGCGTCGGACGCCGGAGGACCTCGCCTCGCTCGTGCCGCTGCAGCGCGCGCTGCTGCGCCGCGCGGTCGACCTCACGCGTCCGGGTGGGCTCGTGGGCTACGCGACCTGCTCCCCGCTCGTCGACGAGACGCTCGAGGTCGTCGAGTCGGTCGGGCCCGGTGTGGCGGAGCTCGTCGGCGTCCACCGGTGGTGGCCGCACCGCGACGGCACCGACGCGATGTTCCTCGCCCTCCTGCGCCGTCGCTGACGACGGGTCAGAAGGAGCCTCCGCCCCCGTACGTGCGGTCGGCGCCGTATCCGTGCTCGGGTCGGCGCGCCTGCCCGAGCGCCTGCTGCTGGGCCTGCAGCTCGGCTCGGTCGACGCGTTCGCCCGGCGGGCGGGCCCGGCCGGCGCGGCGGGCGAGCGCGACGACCACGGCAAGCAGGGCGACGGCCACCACCACGACGGTGACGAGGACGACGAGCGAGCTGGACATGGGACCTCCCGAGTGGGTGTCCCTCGACCGTACGCCGGACGACTGGGTCGGTGCCAGCGCCACTACGCTGGCCCGCATGGCCATCCAGATCACGCCGAGCCTGCTGAACGCCGACTTCGCGAACCTCGCGGGGGAGGCCGCTCGCATCCCGACGGCGGACTGGCTCCACATGGACGTCATGGACAACCACTTCGTGCCGAACCTGACGCTCGGCGCGCCCGTCATCGAGGCGCTGAGCAAGGCGGCGCAGCAGCCGATCGACGCCCACCTCATGATCGCCGACCCCGACCGGTGGGCCCCCGCGTTCGCCGAGGCAGGGGCGGGGAGCATCACCTTCCACGTCGAGGCCGCCGCTGCGCCGGTGCGGCTGGCCCGCGAGATCCGCGCCCAGGGTGCGCGGGCGTCCATGGCGCTCAAGCCGGCGACGCCGATCGAGCCCTACGCCGGGGTGCTGCCCGAGCTCGACATGGTCCTCGTGATGACGGTGGAGCCCGGGTTCGGCGGCCAGAAGTTCCTCGACCTCTGCCTGCCGAAGATCCGGCGCACCCGTGAGCTGATCGCCGCGAGCGGCGGCGAGGTCTGGCTGCAGGTCGACGGCGGGGTCTCCGTGGAGACCATCGAGCGGTGCGCCGAGGCCGGCGCCGACACGTTCGTCGCCGGCTCGGCGGTGTTCGGCGCGGACGACCCGGGCTCCATGGTGGAGACCCTGCGCGACCTCGCCACCAGCGCCTGCGCGCACTGAGCACCACGACGGCCGCCCGGACGGTGCGACGCGTCCGCAGCGTGGGACGTCGCAGCCGGCGCGACACGCCCGGCTAGACTGTCGACGAACGAGCAACAGCTCGCGTGTTCCGGGGTCGGTGCAAGTCCGAACCGGCGGTGACAGTCCGCGACCCGCACCTCTCGGGGTGAGGTTGAACCGGTGGAACTCCGGTACCGACGGTGAAAGTCCGGATGAGAGGAAACACGCGGGGTCTGGTGCCGAGGTCCGTCCTGGACCATGGCGTCAGACCCGTCGACCCCGGTGCGGCGAGCCCGACCGGAGGACGAGATGGCGAGCGACACCGAGCTGCAGGCGATGCGCACGGCCCTCGAGGCCGCCCGATCCACCGCGCGGACGCTCCCGAACCCCCGCGTCGGCTGCGTGCTCCTCGCCCCGTCGGGCGAGGTCCTCGCCGTGGGTGCGCACCACGGCGCCGGGACAGCCCACGCCGAGGTCGACGCGCTGCAGCAGGCCGGCGACGCGGCCCGCGGCGCCACGGCCGTCGTCACCCTCGAGCCCTGCGCCCACACCGGACGCACCGGCCCCTGCGTCGACGCGCTGCTCGCGGCAGGGGTCGCGCGGGTGGTGCACGGGCAGTCCGACCCGAACCCCGAGGCTGCGGGCGGCGCCGAGCGGCTGCGCGCGGCCGGTGTCGACGTCGAGGGCGGTGTCCTCGCCGAGGACGCCGCGGCGCTCAACGTCGAGTGGACCTTCGCCGTCACGCACGGACGTCCGTTCGTGACCTGGAAGTACGCGGCCACGATGGACGGCCTCAGCGCTGCCCCGGACGGCTCGAGCAAGTGGATCACCTCGAGCGAGGCCCGCCGCGACGTCCAGCGCTTCCGCGCGGAGGCCGACGCGATCATGGCGGGCACCGGAGCGGTGCTGGCCGACGACCCGCGCCTGACGGTGCGCGACGCCGACGACCTGCCGCTGCCCTACGCGCAGCAGCCGTTGCGCGTGGTCGTGGGGGAGTCGCGCATCCCCTCCTACTACCGGGTCTTCGACCGGGTGGCGCCCACGCTGCTCGTGCAGACGCGTGAGCCCGACGAGGTGCTGTCCAAGATGGTCGAGAACGGCGTCCGGCACGTGTGGCTGGAGGGCGGGCCCCGCCTCGCGGGCGGCTTCTGGAACGCCGGGCTGGTCGATCGCGTCATCGGCTACATCGCCCCGGCGATGCTGGGCTCGGGACGAGCCGCGCTGGAGGGCGAGGCCGCCACGCTCGCCGACCTGCGGCCGATCGACCTCGACGACGTCACGCGGATCGGACCCGACATCCGCATCATCGGCACGCCCGGGCGTGCCCCGCGGGAGGAGATGCCCTGATGTTCACCGGACTCGTGGAGGAGAAGGGCGTCGTGACCGCGGTCGAGACGCTCGACGACGCGGTGCGGCTCTCGGTGCGCGGACCGCTCGTCACGAGCGACGCGACCCATGGTGCGTCGATCTCCGTCAACGGCTGCTGCCTCACCGTGATGGCGCAGGAGGCGGACGTCTTCAGCGCCGACGTCATGGCCGAGTCGCTCGACAAGACGTCGCTCGGCGACCTCGCGGCCGGGGCCGAGGTCAACCTCGAGCGCGCGATGGCGGCGGGCGGGCGCATGGGCGGCCACGTCGTGCAGGGTCACGTCGACGGCACGGGCGCCCTGATCGACCGCACCCCGAGCGAGCACTGGGAGGTGCTGCGCTTCTCGCTGCCCAGCGACCTCGCGCGCTACCTCGTGCCGAAGGGCTCGATCACGGTCCAGGGCGTCTCGCTCACGGTCGTCGAGGTCACCGACCCCCAGGATCCCGCTCCCTGGTTCTCGGTGTCCCTCATCCCCACCACCCTCGCGGACACGACCCTCGGCACCCTCGCCCCCGGCGACCGGGTGAACCTCGAGGTCGACGTCCTCGCCAAGTACGTGGAGCGGCTGCTCGCCGCCCGCCTCCCGAAGGAGAACCCCGCATGAGCACCTACTCCGACGCCGACGGCGACACCGTCCGGCTCGACAGCATCGAACGGGCGATCGCCGACATCCGCGACGGCAAGGCTGTCGTCGTGGTCGACGACCCCGGCCGCGAGAACGAGGGCGACATCATCTTCGCGGCGAGCAAGGCGACGCCGGAGCTGATGGGCTTCCTCATCCGGCACTCCAGCGGCTACGTCTGCGCCCCGGCCCCCGGCGCCGTGCTGGACCGGCTGGGCATCCCGCTCATGACGCCGCACAACCGCGAGCTGATGCGCACCGCGTACACGATCTCGATCGACGCGCGTGACGGCATCACGACCGGCATCTCGGCCGCCGACCGGGCGCGGACCGTCCGGGTGCTGGCGGACTCGGCGACGGAGTCCTTCGAGCTCGTCATGCCGGGCCACGTGCTGCCGCTGCGCGCGAAGGACGGCGGCGTGCTGGCCCGCGCCGGGCACACGGAGGCCGCGGTCGACCTCACCCGCCTGGCGGGCCTCACGCCGGTCGGGGTCATCGGGGAGGTGGTGCACGACGACGGCGAGCTGATGCGCGCCCCCGCGCTGCGCGCGTTCGCCGACGAGCACGACCTCGCCCTGGTCTCGATCGAGGACCTGCAGGTGCACCTGCGCCTGCACGAGTCGCAGGTCGAGCGGCTCGCGGAGACGTCGCTGCCGACGGAGTTCGGCTCCTTCCGGGCGCTGGGCTACCGCGACCGCATCGACGGCGCGGAGCACGTCGCGCTCGTGCACGGTGACGTCGACGCGGCGGCTGCCGGAGGAGCGGGCGTGCTGGTGCGGCTGCACTCCGAGTGCCTCACCGGTGACGTGTTCGGCTCGCGGCGCTGCGACTGCGGCCCGCAGCTGCAGGCGTCGATGGCGGCGATCAAGGCCGAGGGTGCCGGCGTCGTCGTCTACCTGCGGGGGCACGAGGGCCGGGGGATCGGCCTGCTGCACAAGCTGCAGGCGTACGCGCTGCAGGACGCCGGCAGCGACACGGTCGACGCCAACCTCGCGCTGGGCTTCGGCGAGGACGAGCGCGACTACGCCGCCGGGGCGCAGATGCTGCGCGACCTCGGCCTGCGCTCGGTGCGGCTGCTGACCAACAACCCCGACAAGGCCACGCAGCTCGAGGCCTACGGCGTCAAGGTGGCCGAGCGGGTGCCGATCCAGATCGAGCCGACCCCCGAGAACATCCAGTACCTGCGCACGAAGGCCGAGCGCATGGGGCACGACCTGCCCGACCTCGGTCTCGGCGACACCACCACGGAAGGCGAGTAGATGAGCGGACACGGAGCGCCCACCCTCCAGGTCGAGGCGGCGGGAGCGCGCGTCGCGATCGTCGCGTCGAGCTGGCACGACCAGGTCATGGACGGTCTGGTGGCGGGTGCCGAGCGCGCCCTGGCCGACGCCGGCGTCACCGACGTGACGCTGCTGCGGGCGGCCGGGTCGTTCGAGCTGCCCCTCGTGTCGCAGGGCTGCGCGGCTGCCGGCTTCGACGCGGTCGTGGCCCTCGGCGTGATCATCCGCGGCGGCACCCCGCACTTCGAGTACGTGTCGGCCGCGGCCACCGACGGCCTCGCGCGGGTCGCGCTCGACACGGGCGTGCCCGTGGGCTTCGGGCTGCTGACGTGCGACACCGAGGAGCAGGCGCTCGACCGCGCCGGGCTCGAGGGCAGCGCCGAGGACAAGGGCCGGGAGGCCGCAGAGGCCGCTCTGTCGACCTGGGCGACCCTCCGCGGTCTCGCGTCCCTAGACTGAGGTCACCATGAAGACCTTCGAGGACCTGTTCGCCGAGCTCGCCGCCAAGGCGCAGGCCCGGCCCGAGGGCTCGCGCACCGTGGCCGAGCTCGACGCCGGCGTGCACGCCATCGGCAAGAAGCTCGTCGAGGAGGCCGCCGAGTCGTGGATGGCCGCCGAGCACGAGGGCCGCGAGCGGACCGCCGAGGAGCTCAGCCAGCTGCTGTACCACGCGCAGGTGATGATGATCGCCGCCGGCATCACGCTCGACGACGTCTACGCGCATCTGTGACGACAGCGGAGCCTGACCTCCTGGGCCGCGCCGCTGTCGTCGACGGCAGCCGACTGCCGGGCCCGCCCCCCATCGTCAGAAGGACCCCACCATGCTGAGAGTGGCCGTGCCCAACAAGGGTGCCCTGTCCGAGGCCGCCAGCCAGATCCTCGCCGAGGCCGGGTACCGGCAGCGGCGCAACGCGAAGGACCTCGTCCTCGTCGACGCCGAGAACGACGTCGAGTTCTTCTACCTCCGCCCGCGCGACATCGCCGTGTACGTGGGCGAGGGGACGCTCGACGTCGGCATCACCGGCCGCGACCTCCTGCTCGACTCCGCCGCCTCGGCGGCGGAGCAGGTCGGGCTCGGCTTCGGTCGCTCGACCTTCCGCTTCGCCGCCCCCACGGGCACGATGCGGACCATCGACGAGCTCGAGGGCAAGCGCATCGCCACGTCCTACCCCGTGATCGTCCAGGACTACCTGCGCGGACGCGGTGTCAGCGCCTCGGTCGTGCGCCTGGACGGCGCGGTCGAGTCGTCGATCCGGCTCGGGGTCGCCGACGCCATCGCCGACGTCGTCGAGACGGGCAGCACCCTGCGCCAGGCAGACCTCGCCGTCTTCGGCGACCCGATCCTGTCGTCGGAGGCCGTGCTGATCACCCGGGCCGGCGCCGAGGAGCCCGCCGGCTACGAGGTGTTCAAGCGCCGCCTCGACAGCGTCCTCGTCGCCCGCACCTACGTGATGATGGACTACGACATCCGGGTCGAGCAGGTGGAGCGCGCCGTCGAGCTGACGCCGGGCATCGAGTCGCCGACCGTGTCGCCCCTTCATCGGGAAGGGTGGGTCGCCGTGCGCTCGATGGTGCCGCGCGACGCCGCCCAGAAGATCATGGACAGCCTGTACGGCCTCGGCGCCCGCGGCATCCTCGTCACGGACATCCTCGCGTGCCGGGTGTGAGGACGACCTACCGCCCGGGCGGCACCCGGTACGTCGCGTACGGGTCGTGCGTGGCGCTCGTGGCGATGAGCGTGGCCGTCACGCTGGCGCTGCCGCAGGACATCCGCGCGCAGGTGACGCTGTCGCAGGCGCTCACGCTGTACGGCTCGATCGCCGTGTTCCTCGTGATCCTGCACGGCATCGGCCGCAGCCGGGTGACGGTGGACGACAACGAGCTCGAGGTCGTCAACGGCTTCCGCACGCACCACGTGCCGTGGTCGCGGGTCCGTGGCTTCGCGTTCGGCGAGGGCGCCCCGTGGCCGACGCTGGTGACCGTCGACGACGAGCGGCTCATGCTGTTCGCGCTGCAGGGGTCCAGCGGCCACGGTCGGGTGCGGGACGCGGTCGACGACCTCGTGCGGCGCGTCCCGTGACCGGCCGTTCGCTCGCCGAGCCGGCGTTCCCCGACGACGACGGCCGGCTCGACCCGCGCCTCGGCGCGGTGCTCGGCGACACCACGGCGGTGCTCTCGCTGCTGGGCCAGGTGCGGGTGTTCGTCCCGATCGTGGCCACCCTCGGTGAGGCGAGCCGCGCCGCCGGGCCGGAGGCGCTCGTGTCGGGCGACAAGGACGCCGACATGGCGGCGGTGCTCATGACCGGCCGCGACGGCCGCCAGGCGCTGCTCACCTTCACGAGCCTCGACGCGATGGCGCGCTGGAACCCGCAGGCACGTCCGGTGCCCGTGTGGGGACAGGCCGCCGCCGTCGCGGCCCTCTCCGAGGGTGCCGCCGCGATCCTGCTCGACCTCGGCTCGCCGCACTTCCAGGTGGTCGAGACCGACGACCTGCGCCACCTCGCCGCCGGCGACCGGCTCGTCGCCACCGACGCCGGCCACGCCTGGGTCACGGGGAGCTGACGGGCGTCGACCCGTGGTCACGCTGCGGTCGGTCTTTGAGGGAGCCTCGACCGGGCGGGTGGGCGGTAGATAGCACGCGTATCCCTGGGCCCGGAGGTAGGTGACGCTCGGAATGAGGGGCTCATCCCGAGCGTCACCTACCTCCACCCCCGCAGCAAGCGCGCGCCACCTACCTCCCACACGCCGGGCCCGGCCACAGCCCGGCGACCTGGCCCGACCACCGCGCCCTCAGGCCGTCTCGACCGCCCGCACCCCGGACAGCGGGACGGTGACGTGCACGGCGGCGTCGTGACGTTCCACGCGGGCGACGAAGCCAGCGGCTCCGACGGCCCGGAGCAGGGTGTCGTTGGAGCCCGCAGAGACGAACGTGAGCCGCTCGGCACCGTCGGTCTTCGCGTGCCGGGCGGCCTGCTTGACGAGCAGGGTGCCGAAACCGCGACCCTGCCAGGCGTCCTCGACGAGCAGCTGGAAGACGTGGTCGTCGGGACGGCCCTCCAGCACGCCCCGCTCGAGGACGCCGTGACCCACGAGGTCGAGCCCGACCTGCACGACCAGGGCGATCCCGTGCTCGGGCGTCACGAGGCGGCGCGCCATGCGCGTCGTCATCGGCATCCGCAGGGGCACCTGGTAGCGCGTGTAGAGCGTGTCGACGCTGCACCGCTCGTGCAGGGCCGACACGGCCTCGATGTCGGCGAGACCGGCCACCCGCACCAGCGGGACGGGGTGACGCGGCGACGGCGCGATCAGCGGCACGTCGACCCCCGCGTCGCTGACCAGCGACAGCAGCGCCTGGGCCCGCGCGCGCTCGACCGCCGTGAACGGCACCGCGCGGCTGACCCTGAGCGTCGAGCCGTTGCGACGTCGCAGGTCGAGCACGTCGTGACCGGCGTAGTCGGCGACGTCGGGCGGGGCGATGGCGAGCAGCTCGCCCAGCACCTCCTCGACGTCGCGACCTCCTTCCAGCACCTCGTGCACGGCGTCCAGGTACCGGGTCGGCGCGTCGAGGTGCGCGTCGCCGTCGGCCCGCGTCACCGAGACCTCCGCGCCGCCCGCCTCGGTGAACAGCCCCGCGAGCGCCAGCTCCGTCAGGCCGTCGTCACCCTCCACGACGAACTCGTCGGTCACCGTCGGGCGGGTCGAGAAGACCTGCATCGCGACGATGTTGACGTCCGCGTCGCCGCACGCCTGCGCCACCCGACCGAGCAGTCCCGGCCTGTCCGGGAACGTCGCCCGCACCCTCCACCTCATGTCCGCACCTCCTGGTGCCAGGATGGCGGTGCGCTGTTGCTCGTCCGCGTCCGCCGTGTTTCGCGGCGATGACGCCGGACGTGGTCGTCCTCCAGCGCGCCGTTTTCGTTCCTCGGGGCACGCCTGCTATCCTGGACAGGAAGTGGAGGCCCACCTCCCACCTGCTCGGTCCGCGGATCGAGGGGTACCTCGGCCGGTACGCCCGGTCGAGCGACGCCGTCCGGTACGCGCCGGCGGCGTGCATCGGTGGCCTCCGTCCTGAGGGACGGGGGCCATTGTCGTGGGCCTCCTGGACACAGACCACAGGAGGATCCATCAGCACAGAGCTGCGCGTCAACGACCGCATCCGCGTTCCCGAGGTCCGTCTCGTCGGACCCGGAGGCGAGCAGGTCGGCATCGTGCGCATCGAGGACGCCCTGCGCCTCGCCGCCGAGTCCGACCTCGACCTCGTGGAGGTCGCCCCGACGGCCCGCCCCCCGGTGTGCCGCCTCATGGACTACGGCAAGTTCAAGTACGAGGCCGCCCAGAAGGCACGCGAGTCACGACGCAACCAGACGAACACCATCATCAAGGAGATGAAGCTCCGCCCCAAGATCGACCAGCACGACTACGACACCAAGAAGGGTCACGTCGTGCGG from Aeromicrobium erythreum encodes:
- a CDS encoding riboflavin synthase, producing MFTGLVEEKGVVTAVETLDDAVRLSVRGPLVTSDATHGASISVNGCCLTVMAQEADVFSADVMAESLDKTSLGDLAAGAEVNLERAMAAGGRMGGHVVQGHVDGTGALIDRTPSEHWEVLRFSLPSDLARYLVPKGSITVQGVSLTVVEVTDPQDPAPWFSVSLIPTTLADTTLGTLAPGDRVNLEVDVLAKYVERLLAARLPKENPA
- a CDS encoding bifunctional 3,4-dihydroxy-2-butanone-4-phosphate synthase/GTP cyclohydrolase II, with amino-acid sequence MSTYSDADGDTVRLDSIERAIADIRDGKAVVVVDDPGRENEGDIIFAASKATPELMGFLIRHSSGYVCAPAPGAVLDRLGIPLMTPHNRELMRTAYTISIDARDGITTGISAADRARTVRVLADSATESFELVMPGHVLPLRAKDGGVLARAGHTEAAVDLTRLAGLTPVGVIGEVVHDDGELMRAPALRAFADEHDLALVSIEDLQVHLRLHESQVERLAETSLPTEFGSFRALGYRDRIDGAEHVALVHGDVDAAAAGGAGVLVRLHSECLTGDVFGSRRCDCGPQLQASMAAIKAEGAGVVVYLRGHEGRGIGLLHKLQAYALQDAGSDTVDANLALGFGEDERDYAAGAQMLRDLGLRSVRLLTNNPDKATQLEAYGVKVAERVPIQIEPTPENIQYLRTKAERMGHDLPDLGLGDTTTEGE
- a CDS encoding SseB family protein; translation: MTGRSLAEPAFPDDDGRLDPRLGAVLGDTTAVLSLLGQVRVFVPIVATLGEASRAAGPEALVSGDKDADMAAVLMTGRDGRQALLTFTSLDAMARWNPQARPVPVWGQAAAVAALSEGAAAILLDLGSPHFQVVETDDLRHLAAGDRLVATDAGHAWVTGS
- the hisG gene encoding ATP phosphoribosyltransferase; translated protein: MLRVAVPNKGALSEAASQILAEAGYRQRRNAKDLVLVDAENDVEFFYLRPRDIAVYVGEGTLDVGITGRDLLLDSAASAAEQVGLGFGRSTFRFAAPTGTMRTIDELEGKRIATSYPVIVQDYLRGRGVSASVVRLDGAVESSIRLGVADAIADVVETGSTLRQADLAVFGDPILSSEAVLITRAGAEEPAGYEVFKRRLDSVLVARTYVMMDYDIRVEQVERAVELTPGIESPTVSPLHREGWVAVRSMVPRDAAQKIMDSLYGLGARGILVTDILACRV
- the ribD gene encoding bifunctional diaminohydroxyphosphoribosylaminopyrimidine deaminase/5-amino-6-(5-phosphoribosylamino)uracil reductase RibD yields the protein MASDTELQAMRTALEAARSTARTLPNPRVGCVLLAPSGEVLAVGAHHGAGTAHAEVDALQQAGDAARGATAVVTLEPCAHTGRTGPCVDALLAAGVARVVHGQSDPNPEAAGGAERLRAAGVDVEGGVLAEDAAALNVEWTFAVTHGRPFVTWKYAATMDGLSAAPDGSSKWITSSEARRDVQRFRAEADAIMAGTGAVLADDPRLTVRDADDLPLPYAQQPLRVVVGESRIPSYYRVFDRVAPTLLVQTREPDEVLSKMVENGVRHVWLEGGPRLAGGFWNAGLVDRVIGYIAPAMLGSGRAALEGEAATLADLRPIDLDDVTRIGPDIRIIGTPGRAPREEMP
- the infC gene encoding translation initiation factor IF-3 — encoded protein: MSWASWTQTTGGSISTELRVNDRIRVPEVRLVGPGGEQVGIVRIEDALRLAAESDLDLVEVAPTARPPVCRLMDYGKFKYEAAQKARESRRNQTNTIIKEMKLRPKIDQHDYDTKKGHVVRFLKAGDKVKITIMFRGREQHRPELGYRLLQKLGEDVSDLGVVEAHPRQDGRNMTMVLAPLKKKSEAQAEVAAEKAKTTAERTAEREAEAAAEKAHREAQQKTATPKKARRRSENLDPDMEA
- a CDS encoding GNAT family N-acetyltransferase — translated: MRWRVRATFPDRPGLLGRVAQACGDADVNIVAMQVFSTRPTVTDEFVVEGDDGLTELALAGLFTEAGGAEVSVTRADGDAHLDAPTRYLDAVHEVLEGGRDVEEVLGELLAIAPPDVADYAGHDVLDLRRRNGSTLRVSRAVPFTAVERARAQALLSLVSDAGVDVPLIAPSPRHPVPLVRVAGLADIEAVSALHERCSVDTLYTRYQVPLRMPMTTRMARRLVTPEHGIALVVQVGLDLVGHGVLERGVLEGRPDDHVFQLLVEDAWQGRGFGTLLVKQAARHAKTDGAERLTFVSAGSNDTLLRAVGAAGFVARVERHDAAVHVTVPLSGVRAVETA
- the rpe gene encoding ribulose-phosphate 3-epimerase; protein product: MAIQITPSLLNADFANLAGEAARIPTADWLHMDVMDNHFVPNLTLGAPVIEALSKAAQQPIDAHLMIADPDRWAPAFAEAGAGSITFHVEAAAAPVRLAREIRAQGARASMALKPATPIEPYAGVLPELDMVLVMTVEPGFGGQKFLDLCLPKIRRTRELIAASGGEVWLQVDGGVSVETIERCAEAGADTFVAGSAVFGADDPGSMVETLRDLATSACAH
- the ribH gene encoding 6,7-dimethyl-8-ribityllumazine synthase, with the protein product MSGHGAPTLQVEAAGARVAIVASSWHDQVMDGLVAGAERALADAGVTDVTLLRAAGSFELPLVSQGCAAAGFDAVVALGVIIRGGTPHFEYVSAAATDGLARVALDTGVPVGFGLLTCDTEEQALDRAGLEGSAEDKGREAAEAALSTWATLRGLASLD
- a CDS encoding PH domain-containing protein gives rise to the protein MRTTYRPGGTRYVAYGSCVALVAMSVAVTLALPQDIRAQVTLSQALTLYGSIAVFLVILHGIGRSRVTVDDNELEVVNGFRTHHVPWSRVRGFAFGEGAPWPTLVTVDDERLMLFALQGSSGHGRVRDAVDDLVRRVP
- a CDS encoding phosphoribosyl-ATP diphosphatase; translation: MKTFEDLFAELAAKAQARPEGSRTVAELDAGVHAIGKKLVEEAAESWMAAEHEGRERTAEELSQLLYHAQVMMIAAGITLDDVYAHL